In the Parasteatoda tepidariorum isolate YZ-2023 chromosome 3, CAS_Ptep_4.0, whole genome shotgun sequence genome, one interval contains:
- the LOC139425202 gene encoding uncharacterized protein: MTIDDRWNLIKSHKICANCLRKGHFPNSCSSNSTCKSCQKRHHTSLHRFYPINSNVYNSVRQNSNSFANTAARSENLVEARDNIQLSTTCQQNFKSEEHTLLSTALIKVKNAKGHFVNCRALIDNGSQKSLVSKNCVKRLQLSKTVTNHSISGINNTLVKSSLSEVSLVFSPHFNENIFCCKALIVDCITSDLPNFTFSSCNWPHLHGLMLADPTFHATGPIDILLGADLYADLLIGEPILGKKGTPAALNSHLGWLLSGRVFSNSNKENSFVNCHLTSSLDCQLAKFWELESLPQAELKSKNDSDCEAFYEKTVARDPSGRYIVRIPFKHSIEFGDSATQASKRFNYIERKLSKNNELEHQYTTFMSEYLQLGHMERVPSDELIKESTFYLPHHFVIKEDSNTTKLRVVFDASAKDSSGNSLNNALHAGPRLQPELFSLLLKFRTFKVAFTADIEKMFRQIRIHEEDADYQRILWRFKPDEEIQIYRLLTVTYGTACAPYLAVKTLQQLAKDEEKAFPDASRVLKEEFYVDDLLSGTDSIPNAKNLVSNLKSLLQRGGFNLRKWSSNCSEVLSDLSKDSLSQQHNVTIEENQCQKVLGLYWNTQQDTFQVNISFPEIVTSKRELLSVIARIFDPLGFLSPATIILKILMQSLWKNKLTWDEPLTEELLCVWKTFQAEKQALKEIAIQRRLVSANNLIIDAQRFINNAKTEDRNRLSGRLQCDELTKSLSCIIKQIQQVHFKPKILSIEANGTVPKNSRNLSLSPFLDSDKILRLGGRLKHSELSINTKHPMLLPKSHHVTKLLIEYYHKLSLHAGTSVVLSLMRQKFWFISGRDTVRKTLRNCLTCLKINATPSSQLMGDLPRERVTLSRTFQLCGIDFAGPVITKPNLPRSKITMKSYIALFICLTTKAVHLELVSILSTEAFLTLFRRFIAGRGLPSVVFSDNATYFKGAQAFLKSLYSIVRSNSIQDFAIENQIHWHNIPPLSPHFGGLWEANIKSTKRHLIKVCGSATLNFEELTTLLTQIQSCLNSRPLCPLSSEPQDFEAPTPGHFIIGAPLLAISERETTPAMSLKSRWMLVQRLKDQFWSQWSNEYLHTLQTRSKWTGTSTNVAVGDLVLLKTDWISTPLKWTSARILRTFPGSDGLVRVVEVKTSNGQFTRSIAKICPLPKN, encoded by the exons atgacCATCGATGACAGGTGGAATCTCATAAAAAGCCACAAAATTTGTGCTAATTGTTTAAGGAAGGGTCATTTTCCGAATTCTTGTTCTTCGAACTCTACTTGTAAATCTTGTCAAAAAAGACATCACACTTCACTGCATCGATTTTACCCTATAAATTCTAATGTTTACAATTCAGTTAggcaaaattcaaattcatttgcTAATACTGCAGCCAGAtctgaaaatttagttgaagCTAGGGATAATATTCAGCTCAGCACAACTTGtcaacaaaactttaaaagtgaGGAACATACTTTATTATCAACAGCTTtaataaaggttaaaaatgCTAAGGGACATTTCGTTAATTGCCGAGCGCTGATTGACAACGGCAGTCAGAAATCTCTAGTGAGCAAAAACTGTGTTAAAAGACTGCAATTATCAAAGACTGTTACAAATCATTCGATTTCAGGAATTAATAATACGCTAGTAAAATCTTCTTTATCTGAAGTATCTTTGGTCTTTTCTCCACATTTTAATGAGAACATTTTTTGCTGTAAAGCTTTAATTGTAGACTGCATAACAAGTGATTTACCGAACTTCACATTTTCTTCATGCAACTGGCCACACCTGCATGGTCTAATGCTTGCAGATCCAACATTTCATGCAACTGGTCCAATAGACATTCTGTTAGGAGCCGACTTATACGCTGACTTGCTAATTGGAGAACCAATTTTAGGGAAGAAAGGTACTCCAGCTGCACTCAATTCTCATCTAGGCTGGCTATTATCAGGAAGAGTGTTCTCAAACTCCAATAAGGAAAACTCCTTTGTGAACTGTCATCTTACCTCATCTTTGGATTGTCAATTGGCTAAATTCTGGGAGCTCGAATCTTTACCTCAAGCTGAACTGAAATCAAAGAATGATTCAGATTGTGAAGCATTTTACGAAAAAACGGTTGCTAGAGATCCATCTGGACGTTATATTGTGAGAATACCTTTCAAACATTCTATAGAATTTGGTGACTCAGCTACTCAAGCAAGTAAAAGATTCAACTACATTGAAAGAAAACTAAGTAAGAATAATGAACTTGAACATCAGTACACAACTTTCATGTCGGAATATCTTCAATTAGGTCATATGGAAAGAGTTCCTTCCGACGAACTGATTAAGGAATCAACATTTTATCTACCTCATCATTTCGTTATTAAAGAAGACAGCAACACAACCAAACTAAGAGTGGTCTTCGATGCGTCAGCTAAGGATTCTTCAGGGAATTCTCTCAACAATGCATTGCATGCAGGTCCTCGTTTGCAGCCCgaattattttctctattactaaaatttagaaCTTTCAAAGTTGCATTTACTGCTGACATCGAGAAAATGTTTCGCCAAATTCGTATTCATGAAGAGGATGCTGATTACCAACGAATACTCTGGAGGTTCAAACCTGATGAAGAAATCCAGATATACAGATTATTAACTGTCACCTATGGGACAGCCTGTGCTCCCTATCTTGCTGTAAAAACACTTCAACAACTCGCTAAGGACGAAGAGAAAGCTTTTCCTGATGCTTCAAGAGTTCTTAAGGAAGAATTTTATGTTGATGATCTGTTATCAGGTACAGATTCCATCCCCAATGCCAAAAATCTAGTTTCAAACTTAAAATCACTTTTGCAACGAGGAGGTTTCAATCTCAGAAAATGGTCGTCTAATTGTTCAGAGGTTCTATCAGATCTTTCCAAAGACTCTCTCTCACAGCAGCACAATGTTACTATAGAAGAAAATCAATGTCAGAAGGTCTTAGGACTGTATTGGAATACACAGCAAGATACTTTTCAGGTGAACATTTCATTTCCAGAGATAGTTACCTCAAAAAGAGAACTGCTTTCTGTCATAGCTAGGATTTTTGATCCCCTGGGCTTTCTTTCACCTGCCACaatcatcttaaaaattttgatgcaaagcctatggaaaaataaattaacttggGACGAACCTTTAACCGAAGAACTCTTATGTGTCTGGAAAACCTTCCAGGCTGAAAAACAAGCTCTAAAGGAAATAGCAATTCAAAGAAGACTGGTGTctgcaaataatttaatcattgatGCCCA AAGATTCATAAATAATGCCAAGACCGAAGATAGAAATAGATTATCTGGTAGACTTCAATGTGACGAACTGACTAAATCACTTTCATGTATCATAAAACAAATCCAGCAAGTTCATTTCAAACCGAAAATTCTTTCCATTGAAGCTAATGGAACTGTTCCTAAAAATTCTAGAAACCTTTCACTATCTCCATTCTTGGACTCTGACAAAATTCTAAGATTAGGAGGAAGGTTAAAACATTCCGAACTTTCAATTAATACCAAACATCCTATGCTTTTACCAAAATCACATCATGTGACTAAATTACTAATTGAATATTATCATAAACTTTCACTTCATGCTGGAACTTCAGTAGTCTTATCTTTGATGCGACAGAAATTTTGGTTCATTTCTGGAAGAGATACTGTTCGAAAAACGCTACGAAACTGTCTAACTTGTCTAAAGATTAATGCAACTCCATCTAGCCAGCTAATGGGAGACCTCCCTCGAGAACGAGTCACACTTTCAAGAACCTTCCAACTATGTGGCATCGATTTCGCAGGCCCTGTCATCACGAAACCTAATCTCCCGAGATCAAAGATAACAATGAAATCTTACATCGCATTATTCATTTGTCTAACGACTAAAGCTGTTCATCTTGAACTTGTTTCCATTCTCAGCACTGAAGCTTTCCTCACCTTGTTTAGGCGTTTCATAGCTGGAAGGGGACTTCCGTCAGTTGTGTTCAGTGACAACGCCACCTACTTTAAGGGCGCTCAGGCCTTCTTGAAATCTCTATATTCCATTGTGAGATCAAATTCAATCCAAGACTTTGCAATCGAGAATCAAATTCATTGGCATAACATTCCTCCTCTATCACCACACTTTGGAGGTTTATGGGAAGCCAATATAAAATCCACTAAGAGACATTTGATTAAGGTTTGCGGTTCTGCTACCTTGAACTTTGAGGAACTCACAACACTCTTGACACAAATTCAATCCTGTCTTAATTCAAGACCATTGTGTCCCTTGAGTTCTGAACCTCAAGACTTTGAGGCACCTACACCTGGCCATTTCATAATCGGAGCACCATTGCTTGCGATTTCTGAAAGGGAAACAACTCCTGCGATGTCTCTCAAATCAAGATGGATGTTGGTGCAACGACTTAAAGATCAGTTCTGGTCACAGTGGAGCAACGAATACTTACACACACTACAAACTAGATCGAAGTGGACTGGAACATCAACGAATGTTGCCGTTGGGGACTTAGTTCTCTTAAAAACTGACTGGATCTCCACACCTTTAAAATGGACTTCAGCCCGAATACTAAGGACTTTTCCTGGCAGTGACGGACTGGTTCGGGTCGTAGAAGTCAAGACTTCTAATGGACAATTCACCAGATCCATTGCAAAAATCTGCCCGTTACCCAAGAACTGA